The nucleotide window TTGGCGAGGATGTCCCGGTCGGTGATGCCCGCGATCCCGGCGACTCGCCGGGCCTGGAAGAGATAGGCCTGATAGTCATGAGTGGTGACGTAGAGTGGCGTCGGCTCTCCCGTGCTCCCCGTGGTGTAGTTGACCTCCCACAGCGCGCGCTCGTGCAGCGGCAGCTCCGGGCAGTGGAGCCGGAAGCTCTCCGGATCGGCCATGAGCTCCTGCTTCGAGGTGAAGGGCAGCAGGACGAGGTCGGCCACCGAGCGGATCCGGCTCACATCCACGCCGGCCTCGGCCCATCTCCGGCGGTAATGGGCGTGGCCGCGGGCGCAGAGGGCCAGCTGCCGGACGAGCTTCTCGTCCTGGACGCGGCGGATGGCCTCGAGCGGCTGGCGGAGGAGATCGGTCACCGGGAGAGCGCCTCCTGCGTCTCCGCGACGAGCCGCGCCACCACCTCGGCCGCCGGCGGGATATCACTGATCCCGCCGGCCACCTGCCCCGTCGGGAAGTTGGCGATGTCCACCCGCCCTGCCGCCTTCGCGGGCACCACCAGCGGCTCCATCCAGATCCGCTGCCAGGGCATGGGCAGGATCTCGCCCTCATGCCCCTTCCACCGCTCGGTGAACCGGTTCCTGAGAACGCGGCTCGGCTTGCCGGTGTAGGAGCGCGAGACCACCGTGCCCTCCTCGGTGACTTCCAGGATCTTCTTCTTGTGGCTCTCGTGCGCCGCGGACTCCAGCGTGGCCAGGAAGCGGGTGCCGATCCACGCCCCGTCGGCGCCCAGCATCAGGGCGGCCGCCACCCCCCGCCCGTCGGCGATGCCGCCGGCCGCCAGGACCGGCACCGACACGGCATCGACCACCTGTGGGACCAGCACGAAGGTCGTGACGGCGCCCACGTGCCCTCCCGCCTCCGCGCCCTGGGCGATGATCACGTCCACGCCCAGGTCGGCGAGGCGGCGCGCCTGGCGCACGGTGCCGACCAGGGACATGACGAGGGTGCCCGCGCGATGGGCCTCGCGGACCAGCCACTCGGGCGTGCCGAGTGCCGCGACGAGGACGGGCACCCGCTCGCCGAGCGCCACCTCGACCTGCCCCCGGGCCAGCTCGAGCGTGAGCGGCGGGGGCGGGCTGCCGCGCAGCCCCTCCACCTCGGGCAGGAGGTCAGCCAGGAAGGGGGGAAACCGCGGGATGGCGCGCGCCCCCAGCTCGGCCGGGATGTCGGTGGGGATGAGGAGGTCGACGCCGAAGGGCCGGTCGGTGATCCGGCGGACGGCGGCGATCTCCTCGCGGAGCGCCTCCGGCGTGAGGAAGGTGGCGCCCAGCACCCCCATGCCTCCCGCCGCCGAGACCGCGCCCGCCAGCGGGGCCAGGGTGACGCCGCCCATGCCTGCGGCGACGAGTGGGTACTCGATGCCCAGGCGATCGCAGAGGCGCGTGCGGAGCCTCATCGGGCCGCCCGCCGCGTGAGCTCTTGCCGGGCGATCTTGCCGCTGGTGGTGCGGGGCAGCTCGGCCAGGAACTCGATCGCCCGGGGCTTCTTGTAGCTCGCCATGCGGGCCCGGCAGTGCGCGATGATGTCGTCCGCCGAGGCGTGATGCCCCGGACGGAGCTGGACGAAGGCTGTGACGGCCTCGCCCCACTCCGGGTCGGGGCAGCCGACGACGGCTGCCTCGTGCACGGCCGGGTGCATGTAGAGCACGCGCTCGACCTCGGCGGGATACACGTTGAGCCCGCCCGTGATGATCATCTCCTTCCTCCTCCCCACGATGTAGAGGAAGCCGTCCTCGTCGAAGCGGCCGAGGTCGCCCGGGCAGAACCAGTCGCCGGAAAACGCCGCCGCCGTCGCCTCGGGGTTGCGGAAGTACTCCGTCATCAGCGCGGGGCCGCGCGAGAGGATCTCGCCTTCCTCCCCGAGCCGGAGCTCCTTGCCGAAGACGCTGAGCCCGACGGAGTCTCCCTTTTCGGCCTCGAGCCAGGGCGGCAGCACCGTGATGCCGCCAGACTCCGTCGAGGAGTAGAACTGGTAGAGGTTCGGGGTGACCTGCTCGAGGACCCCGCACCGCGTCTCCGCGGGCAGGGCGGCGCCGCTCGAGATGAGGCAGCGGAGGCTCGAGGTTCCGGCCGTCGCCACCGCGGGCGTCGCCAGGAGGCGGCGGAGCATCGTCGGGACCGTGAAGCAGGTCGTGATGCGCTCGCGCGCGATCGTGGCCAGGGTGCGCTCCGGGTCGAAGTCGGGATCGATGAGGACGGTGCCCCCCCGGATGAGATGGGCGAGGGCGAAGGCGCGCCCGCCGCCCTGGGCCAGCGGCGTGTTGGACAGGAACGTGTCTCCGGGACCGATCCCGAAGTCGAAGGCGTAGATGGGCATCCGCCAGAGCATGGAGCGGTGGCTGAGGACGATGCCCTTGGGGAGCCCCGAGGTCCCCGAGGTGCAGCCGATCACGAAGGGCGCGTCCATGGGGACGGGCCGGAGGGCCTCCCCGGCGTCGGCTCGCGCCAGGAGCGCCTCGTAGTCGCGCTCCAGGCTGAGCCGCGGCCCGTCGATGGCGGGGAGCAGCGCGCGCGTGGCCTCCTCGTGGAGAACGGCC belongs to Candidatus Rokuibacteriota bacterium and includes:
- a CDS encoding nitronate monooxygenase, translated to MRLRTRLCDRLGIEYPLVAAGMGGVTLAPLAGAVSAAGGMGVLGATFLTPEALREEIAAVRRITDRPFGVDLLIPTDIPAELGARAIPRFPPFLADLLPEVEGLRGSPPPPLTLELARGQVEVALGERVPVLVAALGTPEWLVREAHRAGTLVMSLVGTVRQARRLADLGVDVIIAQGAEAGGHVGAVTTFVLVPQVVDAVSVPVLAAGGIADGRGVAAALMLGADGAWIGTRFLATLESAAHESHKKKILEVTEEGTVVSRSYTGKPSRVLRNRFTERWKGHEGEILPMPWQRIWMEPLVVPAKAAGRVDIANFPTGQVAGGISDIPPAAEVVARLVAETQEALSR
- a CDS encoding AMP-binding protein: MDPAQSAWNVAHGLVWAARREPAKVAVRQGRRALSYRALDERVNRLAHALTGLGLSPGDRLLLLLADRLEHLEALLAAAKTGIVAAPVDHRWRPDEIRHAVELYEPRAVLHEEATRALLPAIDGPRLSLERDYEALLARADAGEALRPVPMDAPFVIGCTSGTSGLPKGIVLSHRSMLWRMPIYAFDFGIGPGDTFLSNTPLAQGGGRAFALAHLIRGGTVLIDPDFDPERTLATIARERITTCFTVPTMLRRLLATPAVATAGTSSLRCLISSGAALPAETRCGVLEQVTPNLYQFYSSTESGGITVLPPWLEAEKGDSVGLSVFGKELRLGEEGEILSRGPALMTEYFRNPEATAAAFSGDWFCPGDLGRFDEDGFLYIVGRRKEMIITGGLNVYPAEVERVLYMHPAVHEAAVVGCPDPEWGEAVTAFVQLRPGHHASADDIIAHCRARMASYKKPRAIEFLAELPRTTSGKIARQELTRRAAR